A portion of the Acidisarcina polymorpha genome contains these proteins:
- a CDS encoding rhamnogalacturonidase, producing the protein MTMEFTPRRDFLRIATAGLAGSVLPSAGAGAQTASTNSAPAAGSHNVKSYGATGDGQTIDSPSVNKAIDAAASHGGGTVFFPAGTYLSYSIHLRSNVALYLDQGATILAAPPLPPGTTGGYDLAEPQNPAYESYQDYGHNHWHNSLIWGEDIHDFSILGPGLIWGKGLTRGWDRGPEARAETPGVANKSIALKNCYNVNLRDFSILHGGHFGILATGVDNLTIDNLTIDTNRDGMDIDCCRNVRVSNCSVNSPYDDGICPKSSFALGYARPTEFVTISDCLVSGMVEGTLLDRTYKPFGGTGRIKFGTESNGGFRNITVANCVFYNCHGFALESEDGALLEDVTITNISMRDVVDAPLFLRLGSRMRGPVGVPVGTIKRVTISNVVSSGSHPRISSLISGVPGHPIEDLKLSNIHIHHQGGGTPEQANIVLPEKESAYPEPTMFGDTPSQGIYFRHVKGLEASDIKITSEKADARPVFVLQDVENADFFRIKAPEAASGTTFALNQVTGFSIAGSRPISDTFVDRVEKKNL; encoded by the coding sequence ATGACAATGGAGTTCACCCCGCGCCGTGACTTTCTCCGTATCGCCACTGCGGGACTTGCCGGCAGTGTACTGCCCTCAGCTGGCGCCGGCGCTCAGACGGCGTCAACAAACAGCGCACCAGCAGCGGGCAGCCACAACGTTAAATCCTATGGCGCCACAGGGGACGGTCAGACCATCGATTCGCCATCAGTCAATAAGGCCATCGATGCCGCCGCAAGTCACGGTGGCGGCACGGTCTTCTTCCCCGCAGGCACTTACCTGTCTTACTCCATTCATCTTCGCAGCAACGTCGCTCTCTATCTCGATCAGGGAGCCACCATCCTGGCCGCTCCTCCTCTGCCCCCCGGGACAACTGGGGGCTATGATCTCGCGGAGCCCCAGAATCCGGCCTATGAAAGTTACCAGGACTATGGTCACAATCACTGGCACAATTCCCTGATTTGGGGCGAAGACATCCATGACTTCTCCATCTTGGGACCAGGTTTGATATGGGGTAAGGGTCTGACTCGCGGCTGGGACCGCGGACCCGAAGCACGCGCCGAAACACCCGGTGTCGCTAACAAATCCATCGCCCTCAAGAATTGCTACAACGTCAACCTTCGTGACTTTTCGATCCTCCATGGCGGTCACTTCGGCATCCTCGCGACTGGAGTCGATAACCTGACCATCGACAATCTCACCATCGACACCAATCGAGACGGTATGGACATCGACTGCTGCCGCAACGTCCGGGTCTCCAACTGCAGCGTCAACTCCCCCTACGACGACGGTATCTGCCCAAAGAGTTCCTTCGCCCTCGGCTATGCGCGTCCCACCGAGTTTGTAACCATCAGCGACTGTTTAGTCAGTGGGATGGTGGAGGGCACCTTGCTCGATCGTACCTACAAGCCTTTCGGAGGGACCGGCCGCATCAAATTCGGCACCGAATCGAATGGTGGATTCCGCAATATCACGGTCGCCAATTGCGTGTTCTACAACTGCCACGGATTTGCGCTCGAGTCCGAAGACGGCGCTCTTCTTGAAGATGTAACCATTACCAATATCTCCATGCGGGATGTTGTCGATGCGCCCCTGTTCTTGCGGCTCGGCAGCCGGATGCGCGGTCCAGTGGGTGTGCCGGTTGGCACCATCAAGCGGGTCACCATTTCAAACGTCGTGTCATCCGGCTCCCATCCAAGGATCTCGTCGCTCATCAGTGGCGTTCCCGGTCATCCCATCGAAGATCTCAAGCTCTCAAATATCCATATTCACCATCAGGGTGGGGGAACGCCGGAACAAGCCAACATCGTCCTCCCCGAAAAGGAATCCGCTTATCCCGAGCCCACCATGTTCGGCGACACTCCCTCTCAAGGTATCTACTTCCGCCACGTGAAGGGTCTTGAAGCGAGCGACATCAAAATCACCTCAGAAAAGGCAGACGCTCGTCCGGTTTTTGTTCTGCAGGACGTCGAAAATGCCGACTTCTTTCGCATCAAAGCGCCCGAAGCGGCGAGCGGGACCACCTTCGCCCTCAACCAAGTGACGGGCTTCAGCATCGCCGGAAGCCGGCCGATCTCCGACACTTTTGTGGATCGCGTCGAGAAGAAAAATCTCTGA
- a CDS encoding acido-empty-quinoprotein group A, with protein sequence MKFRRIAAILAVAAATLPAAVTIPVKAQKVDDKWLLHPPSDSWPGYHGDYSGRRHSKLTQITASNVNDLSLAWAFQTGQNASIKSTPIVVDGIAYFTVPDNVWAIDARSGHQLWHYHYPPNKGDHIGQRGVAIYHDWLYFMSPDAHMISLNAKDGTVRWNVQIADVEQGYWTTEAPLIVGNHVIVGIGGDLDNLPTFVKSIDPEDGKLQWQWNVDPPPGTKDATTGGTTWMPGTYDPELNLLYWGTGNPTPVLNGSTRPGNDLYTCSVVALNPDTGKLVWAFQASPHDTHDWDAVETPVLVDGDFKGKPRKMLMQASRNGYFFVLDRATGENLLTTPFGPVNWATGLDDKGQPIPNPAKEPAPDGRLIAPDEGGLTNYRAPSFDPATGLFLVSAKPSYSLYFAKPADGSYGWAGADYSLWGNGVLEAIDYQTGKIRWSHELGHGGSGAGILTTDAGLVFTGDGRGNALALDTSDGKTLWHAGLGSPMQSSPITYMLDGRQYVLTGSGGVLFAWTLPQMEAKQEQAAR encoded by the coding sequence ATGAAGTTTCGTAGAATCGCAGCCATTCTTGCAGTCGCCGCAGCCACTCTACCTGCGGCCGTGACCATTCCCGTGAAAGCCCAGAAGGTGGACGACAAGTGGCTGCTTCATCCGCCATCTGACAGCTGGCCGGGGTATCATGGTGACTATTCTGGCCGGCGTCACAGCAAGCTGACCCAGATTACGGCGTCAAATGTAAACGATCTCAGTCTTGCCTGGGCCTTCCAGACTGGACAGAACGCCAGCATCAAATCGACCCCCATCGTGGTCGACGGCATTGCCTATTTCACCGTGCCCGATAACGTCTGGGCCATAGATGCACGCTCCGGCCATCAACTCTGGCACTATCACTATCCGCCAAACAAGGGTGATCATATCGGCCAGCGGGGCGTAGCCATTTATCACGACTGGTTGTATTTCATGAGCCCGGATGCGCACATGATCTCGCTCAATGCGAAAGATGGCACGGTGCGCTGGAACGTCCAGATTGCCGACGTCGAGCAGGGATACTGGACCACCGAAGCTCCGCTGATCGTCGGCAACCATGTAATTGTCGGTATCGGCGGCGACCTTGACAATCTGCCTACCTTCGTCAAGTCCATCGACCCGGAAGACGGGAAGCTGCAATGGCAGTGGAACGTCGATCCCCCTCCAGGAACGAAGGATGCCACCACCGGCGGAACCACCTGGATGCCGGGGACCTACGATCCCGAACTCAACCTGCTCTACTGGGGAACTGGCAATCCCACTCCGGTGCTCAATGGATCCACCCGGCCTGGTAACGATCTCTACACCTGCAGCGTCGTTGCGCTCAATCCCGATACCGGTAAGCTCGTCTGGGCATTCCAGGCATCTCCACACGATACTCACGACTGGGACGCAGTCGAAACCCCGGTTCTCGTGGATGGCGATTTCAAGGGCAAGCCGCGCAAGATGCTGATGCAAGCCTCCCGGAACGGCTACTTCTTTGTCCTCGATCGAGCCACTGGGGAAAACCTGCTTACCACTCCATTCGGCCCAGTGAATTGGGCTACTGGCCTCGATGACAAGGGCCAGCCTATTCCCAATCCGGCCAAGGAGCCGGCCCCCGACGGACGCCTCATCGCTCCGGACGAGGGCGGCCTCACTAACTACCGCGCACCCAGCTTTGATCCCGCCACCGGGCTATTCCTGGTCAGCGCCAAACCGAGCTACAGCCTTTACTTCGCGAAACCCGCCGACGGTTCTTACGGCTGGGCAGGCGCGGACTATAGCCTCTGGGGGAACGGAGTGCTCGAAGCCATCGACTACCAGACCGGAAAAATCCGCTGGAGCCATGAACTTGGACACGGAGGCTCCGGCGCCGGCATCCTGACCACCGATGCAGGGCTGGTATTCACCGGCGACGGTCGCGGCAACGCTCTTGCTCTCGATACCAGCGATGGCAAGACCCTTTGGCATGCTGGATTGGGATCGCCGATGCAAAGCTCCCCCATCACATACATGCTCGACGGCCGCCAGTATGTTCTGACGGGGAGCGGAGGCGTCCTGTTTGCCTGGACCTTGCCGCAGATGGAAGCCAAGCAGGAGCAAGCAGCGCGCTGA
- a CDS encoding ATP-dependent DNA ligase → MQLPVNPPILPMLAKRIDQIPSGDAWIFEPKWDGFRALIFRDGDEVLIQSRDGKSLNRYFPELLAPIRSQLPAQCVFDGEIVIAGADGLDFDALQLRIHPAASRVKLLASQIPASIVFFDLLAVGDQDLRGESFRNRRERMISLLAAATPPIHVTPATSDKEVASDWFRRFEGAGLDGVVAKSSALGYEPNKRVMLKIKHERDCDCVVAGFRWYKQGEHTAVGSLLLGLFDDSGMLQHVGVCASFTQEKRKELVALLAPYRENALTGHPWQREGANEAASGDGERRMPGGQSRWSQGKDLSWEPLRPELVVEVAYEHMQGSRFRHMAQFRRWRVDKTPSECTYAQLEVVPPQELMSIFPGNR, encoded by the coding sequence GTGCAGCTTCCTGTCAATCCGCCGATCCTGCCGATGCTTGCGAAGCGGATCGACCAAATCCCCAGCGGAGATGCCTGGATCTTCGAGCCCAAGTGGGATGGATTTCGTGCGCTGATCTTTCGCGATGGCGATGAGGTGCTGATCCAGAGCCGCGACGGAAAATCGTTGAACCGCTATTTTCCCGAGTTGCTTGCACCGATACGGTCGCAGCTGCCGGCTCAATGTGTCTTCGATGGAGAAATCGTCATAGCCGGCGCTGACGGGTTGGATTTCGACGCGCTCCAATTGCGCATCCATCCTGCCGCCTCGCGGGTCAAGCTCCTGGCGTCACAGATTCCGGCTTCGATCGTATTCTTCGACCTTCTCGCCGTCGGGGACCAGGACCTGCGGGGCGAGTCTTTCCGGAACCGGCGCGAGCGAATGATTTCGCTGCTCGCGGCGGCTACGCCTCCAATCCATGTGACTCCCGCGACCTCGGACAAGGAAGTCGCCTCGGATTGGTTTCGCCGCTTCGAGGGCGCTGGGCTTGATGGGGTGGTGGCCAAGTCGTCCGCGCTAGGGTATGAGCCTAACAAGCGGGTCATGCTCAAGATCAAGCATGAGCGTGATTGCGATTGCGTGGTCGCTGGTTTTCGTTGGTACAAGCAAGGCGAACATACGGCTGTCGGCTCCCTGCTTCTCGGGTTGTTTGACGATTCCGGCATGCTGCAGCACGTTGGAGTCTGCGCCAGCTTCACGCAGGAGAAGCGGAAAGAGCTCGTCGCGCTACTTGCCCCTTATCGTGAGAACGCGCTCACTGGTCATCCGTGGCAGAGAGAGGGAGCGAACGAAGCCGCATCCGGCGATGGGGAGCGGCGGATGCCGGGAGGACAGAGCCGCTGGAGCCAAGGCAAGGACCTGTCCTGGGAGCCGCTGCGACCCGAGTTGGTCGTGGAGGTCGCTTATGAGCACATGCAAGGCAGCCGCTTCCGCCATATGGCGCAGTTTCGCAGATGGCGGGTGGATAAGACGCCGAGTGAATGTACCTATGCCCAACTCGAAGTGGTTCCTCCGCAGGAGCTGATGTCTATCTTCCCGGGCAATCGCTGA
- a CDS encoding CPBP family intramembrane glutamic endopeptidase has protein sequence MIFSPPVMIAAGLTLLPFLAAAFFGEWVLRQAASLPAWGQMLCPGILCIPYLLVALATGFFHWGWFALYLGLPVALAVLLWSARELDPQQRGDWRDFLILAVLGLAVDLRWFEPAWPPYLAVFNKMLMLDAGIYGFLVIRRLDGVGFDLRLRFRDLGIGLRELLFYTPMAVALGLSLGFLHFHPVWPKLSQALGAMVFTFFFIAVPEELFFRGWMQNLLERRLGRYPALLLTASLFGLSHFNKRAVHFNWRYVLLAALAGVFYGRAWRQERRVGASAMTHASVDTIWSLWLR, from the coding sequence TTGATTTTTAGCCCACCGGTCATGATCGCGGCGGGTTTGACGCTTCTGCCTTTTCTGGCGGCAGCGTTCTTCGGCGAGTGGGTCCTCCGGCAAGCGGCCTCGCTTCCCGCCTGGGGACAGATGCTCTGCCCTGGAATCCTGTGTATTCCCTATCTCCTGGTGGCGCTTGCTACCGGATTTTTCCACTGGGGGTGGTTCGCTCTCTACCTGGGGCTGCCGGTAGCGCTGGCTGTGCTTCTCTGGAGCGCAAGAGAGCTCGATCCCCAGCAGCGCGGTGACTGGCGCGACTTTCTCATACTGGCGGTCCTGGGACTTGCCGTCGATCTTCGTTGGTTCGAACCTGCTTGGCCGCCTTACCTAGCCGTCTTCAACAAGATGCTGATGCTCGATGCCGGAATTTACGGGTTTCTCGTCATCCGAAGACTGGATGGAGTGGGCTTCGACCTTCGGCTGCGCTTCCGCGACCTCGGCATTGGTCTGCGTGAGTTGCTCTTCTACACCCCAATGGCTGTAGCTCTGGGATTGAGTCTAGGCTTCTTGCATTTTCACCCCGTCTGGCCGAAGCTGAGCCAGGCTCTCGGCGCAATGGTCTTCACCTTCTTCTTCATCGCCGTTCCTGAAGAACTCTTCTTCCGAGGATGGATGCAGAACCTTCTAGAACGGCGCTTAGGCCGTTATCCAGCACTCTTGTTGACGGCATCGTTGTTTGGTTTGTCGCACTTCAACAAGCGGGCAGTTCATTTCAATTGGCGATATGTCCTGCTGGCGGCCCTGGCCGGAGTGTTCTATGGCAGGGCATGGCGACAGGAGCGCCGTGTCGGGGCCTCGGCCATGACCCATGCCTCGGTGGATACAATCTGGTCGCTATGGCTGCGGTAG
- a CDS encoding sensor histidine kinase: protein MTSRVEFEAALRESEKLAAVGRLASSIAHEINNPLSSVMNLLYIAQNSENLAEIKEHLAVADKEMQRVKLIASQSLRFYKQSTKPNAVKCSELINSVLDIHKSRFLNAQVMVERRERSAQSIVCMESEIRQVLNNLISNAVDAMHGKGGRLLIRSREATDWRTGARGVMMTIADSGTGISPDIIKHIYQAFFTTKGIGGTGLGLWISSEIVERHHGRLLVRSRQGNGQAGTVFELFLPFQGLSS from the coding sequence GTGACCTCTCGAGTTGAGTTTGAAGCGGCACTTCGCGAGAGCGAAAAACTGGCAGCGGTTGGCCGGCTAGCCTCCTCAATCGCCCACGAAATCAACAATCCGTTGTCTTCGGTGATGAACCTGCTCTACATTGCACAGAATTCCGAGAACCTCGCCGAGATCAAGGAACACCTGGCGGTAGCGGACAAGGAGATGCAGCGCGTCAAGCTCATTGCATCGCAGTCTCTCCGTTTCTACAAGCAATCGACCAAGCCCAATGCCGTTAAATGCAGTGAGCTTATCAATTCGGTATTGGACATCCACAAGTCCCGGTTCTTGAACGCGCAGGTGATGGTGGAGCGCAGGGAACGTTCGGCGCAATCGATCGTTTGTATGGAGAGCGAAATACGGCAGGTGCTGAATAATCTGATCAGCAATGCAGTGGATGCAATGCACGGCAAGGGAGGGCGCTTGCTCATCCGGAGCCGCGAAGCGACAGACTGGCGAACCGGCGCGCGTGGAGTCATGATGACTATCGCTGACTCCGGCACCGGCATTAGTCCAGACATTATCAAGCACATCTACCAGGCATTTTTCACCACCAAAGGAATCGGGGGAACTGGCTTAGGCCTATGGATCAGCAGCGAAATCGTCGAGCGCCATCATGGCCGTTTGCTGGTACGCAGCCGTCAGGGAAACGGACAGGCAGGGACAGTCTTCGAGCTTTTTCTGCCGTTCCAGGGGCTTTCGTCGTAA
- a CDS encoding DNA polymerase domain-containing protein — MKQQEACELLSVEGREIRVTHPEKLYFSKQTKLSKLDLVRYYLAVAPGALGGIRDRPIVLKRFVNGAEAEAFYQKRAPGERPAWLRTVTLSFPSGRTAEELVIDDAPGLAWIVNLGCLELHPHPVRSADLDHPDELRVDLDPGPGVTWPAVRQVAMEVKALLEEMGLRGWPKTSGSRGMHVNVRIEPRWSFSEVRRAALAFSRAVERRLPNLASSKWWKEERHGVFLDYNQNAKDRTTCSAYSVRPLPDARVSTPLDWREVPDCEPADFTVLTVPQRFEKIGDPHAEMDSAAGSLETLLELAARDEAEGLGDAPWPPHFRKAEGEAPRVAPSRAKSAAAKSGAAKPAAQKARTKMPLLVVANSPDKEAALEGLERWKRKHSQAAALLAVDDVLVDSMRGRFSTWTRIRINLRHIPEELRPSQETPDPDDDPTRRPSAAPPRIAE, encoded by the coding sequence GTGAAGCAACAAGAGGCTTGCGAACTGCTCTCCGTGGAGGGGCGCGAAATTCGCGTCACCCATCCCGAAAAGCTTTACTTTTCGAAGCAGACGAAGCTGTCGAAGCTGGACTTAGTCCGCTATTACCTTGCCGTGGCGCCCGGAGCCCTGGGCGGCATCCGCGATCGCCCGATCGTACTCAAGAGGTTTGTGAACGGCGCCGAAGCTGAGGCTTTCTATCAAAAGCGCGCTCCCGGCGAACGCCCTGCCTGGCTTCGCACCGTCACCCTCTCCTTCCCATCCGGCCGAACCGCCGAAGAACTGGTCATCGACGATGCGCCAGGACTCGCGTGGATCGTCAATCTGGGCTGCCTTGAATTGCATCCCCATCCCGTGCGGTCGGCCGATCTCGATCATCCTGACGAGCTTCGTGTCGACCTCGATCCCGGTCCTGGCGTGACCTGGCCCGCGGTGCGCCAGGTGGCGATGGAGGTTAAAGCGCTGCTCGAAGAGATGGGCCTTCGCGGCTGGCCTAAGACCAGCGGTTCTCGAGGCATGCACGTCAATGTGCGCATTGAACCGCGATGGAGCTTCAGCGAAGTGCGCCGCGCCGCGCTCGCGTTTTCCCGCGCGGTCGAGCGCCGATTACCCAACCTGGCCAGTTCAAAGTGGTGGAAAGAGGAACGCCATGGCGTCTTTCTGGACTACAACCAGAACGCCAAGGACAGGACGACCTGCTCAGCCTACTCCGTCCGCCCGCTTCCCGACGCGCGGGTCTCGACCCCGCTTGATTGGCGGGAGGTGCCCGACTGCGAGCCAGCCGACTTTACCGTACTCACCGTTCCCCAACGATTCGAGAAAATTGGGGACCCGCACGCGGAGATGGACTCCGCAGCCGGATCCCTTGAGACTCTGCTCGAACTAGCCGCCAGAGATGAGGCGGAGGGGCTCGGCGACGCTCCCTGGCCACCGCATTTTCGAAAGGCGGAGGGGGAAGCGCCGCGGGTCGCTCCGTCCCGCGCCAAGTCCGCCGCAGCCAAGTCCGGAGCCGCAAAGCCGGCTGCGCAGAAGGCAAGGACGAAGATGCCGCTGCTCGTGGTGGCCAACTCGCCTGATAAAGAAGCAGCGCTAGAAGGCCTGGAGAGATGGAAGCGCAAACACAGCCAGGCCGCCGCGCTGCTGGCCGTCGATGACGTGCTGGTCGACTCGATGCGCGGCAGGTTTTCTACCTGGACGCGCATCCGGATCAATCTACGCCATATTCCTGAAGAGCTCAGGCCGTCGCAGGAGACTCCTGATCCCGACGACGATCCAACCAGACGCCCATCGGCCGCCCCTCCCAGAATCGCCGAATGA
- the hutI gene encoding imidazolonepropionase: protein MSSKLETAATVSERLLTNCSQIVTLSGPSRPRVGAEMRELSIVRDGAILMHFGRIVAVGPRSEVEPLASRDAEIVDAAGQVVTPGFVDGHTHLIFAGNRADEFELRCAGMTYQQISEQGGGIRSTVRKTRTATEGELVDTGRKHAQWFLRNGTTTVEAKSGYGLTLESELKILRAVRSVSEQTPLRCVPTFLGAHEVPEEYSSDYHYEGPSYVELIIREMLPAVAQQRLARYCDVFCEPKVFSVGMARQILTAAKALGLELRVHADQFTCSGAALLAAELGAKTADHLEQSDSVSIAALKAAGVQPVLLPGSVYAIGSQKYAPARAMIEAGLAVVLATDFNPGSSPTASMPMVMSLACTQMKMTPAEALTAATINAACSLDVQHDVGSLDVGKVADIVVHEAEDYREIPYWFGGQRPAVVLVGGERLAQA, encoded by the coding sequence ATGAGTTCGAAGCTCGAGACCGCCGCTACTGTGTCTGAACGGTTGCTGACGAACTGCTCTCAAATCGTCACTCTAAGTGGCCCAAGCAGACCGCGCGTTGGGGCCGAAATGCGCGAGCTTTCAATTGTCCGCGATGGGGCAATCCTGATGCACTTTGGACGGATTGTCGCAGTGGGCCCTCGCTCTGAAGTCGAGCCGCTAGCCAGCCGGGACGCAGAGATCGTCGACGCCGCTGGGCAGGTGGTGACCCCCGGGTTTGTCGACGGCCATACCCATCTCATCTTCGCCGGCAACCGCGCTGATGAATTCGAGCTGCGTTGCGCGGGAATGACCTACCAGCAGATTTCCGAACAAGGCGGAGGCATCCGTTCCACCGTGCGAAAGACTCGAACCGCGACTGAAGGTGAATTGGTCGACACCGGGCGGAAGCATGCCCAGTGGTTTCTACGCAATGGCACCACGACCGTAGAAGCGAAATCCGGGTACGGTTTGACCCTCGAGAGCGAGCTGAAGATCCTTCGGGCGGTGCGCTCCGTCAGCGAACAGACCCCGCTCCGTTGTGTGCCCACCTTTCTAGGCGCGCATGAGGTACCGGAAGAGTACAGCAGCGACTACCACTATGAAGGGCCGTCCTACGTCGAACTGATCATTCGCGAAATGCTGCCCGCAGTCGCCCAGCAGCGGCTGGCCCGGTATTGCGATGTATTTTGCGAACCCAAGGTGTTTTCCGTCGGCATGGCTCGCCAGATCCTTACCGCTGCCAAGGCTCTTGGTCTCGAGCTGCGAGTGCACGCCGATCAATTCACTTGCTCCGGCGCGGCTTTGTTGGCGGCGGAGCTGGGGGCAAAGACGGCCGATCATCTCGAGCAGTCCGACTCCGTTTCGATCGCCGCATTGAAGGCTGCGGGGGTGCAGCCGGTCCTGCTGCCCGGCTCCGTCTATGCCATCGGTTCGCAGAAATATGCTCCGGCAAGGGCGATGATCGAGGCCGGCCTAGCGGTTGTCCTTGCCACCGATTTCAACCCTGGATCCTCGCCGACCGCGTCGATGCCGATGGTCATGTCGCTCGCTTGTACGCAGATGAAGATGACCCCGGCGGAAGCCCTCACTGCCGCAACCATCAACGCCGCCTGCAGCCTGGATGTGCAGCACGATGTAGGTTCGCTGGATGTCGGCAAGGTCGCCGACATCGTCGTACATGAAGCCGAGGACTATCGCGAGATTCCCTACTGGTTCGGCGGCCAAAGACCAGCCGTGGTTTTGGTGGGGGGAGAGCGCCTGGCGCAAGCCTGA
- a CDS encoding CPBP family intramembrane glutamic endopeptidase, which translates to MAVGKAELPLVEDPGATASRQRDIVELSVGYGLILLVIWMPSPWQRPLYLAAAIFIFAASWKSFDDWADIGLRTENLLQSIWIVVAAIAAAAIAVMVAEKLQTLRPWRGPFELIQRFWGYAIWAFAQQFLLQDFFLSRFRRLFKSKVLAVVLATGVFALAHLPNPILTVATVVWGFAACWLFLHYHNLIPLAIAHAVLGICIAITFLGNVTHNMRVGLGYLAYRPRHGHIRRSIPSALPQP; encoded by the coding sequence ATGGCGGTTGGGAAAGCCGAGCTCCCTCTGGTAGAGGATCCTGGAGCTACGGCCAGCAGGCAGCGCGACATCGTCGAGCTATCTGTAGGCTACGGGCTTATCCTTCTCGTGATCTGGATGCCCAGCCCCTGGCAGCGGCCCCTCTACTTGGCTGCGGCCATCTTCATCTTTGCCGCTAGCTGGAAATCATTCGACGACTGGGCCGATATTGGATTGCGCACCGAGAATCTTCTCCAGTCGATCTGGATCGTTGTCGCGGCAATCGCGGCGGCAGCGATCGCCGTCATGGTTGCGGAAAAGCTCCAAACATTACGTCCGTGGCGAGGTCCATTCGAGCTGATTCAGCGCTTCTGGGGCTATGCGATATGGGCATTTGCGCAACAATTCTTATTGCAGGACTTCTTCTTATCCCGCTTCCGCCGTTTGTTCAAGAGCAAGGTCTTGGCCGTGGTGCTGGCAACCGGAGTTTTTGCTCTGGCTCATCTGCCTAATCCGATCCTTACTGTCGCGACGGTGGTGTGGGGATTCGCCGCCTGCTGGCTCTTTCTTCACTACCACAACCTCATTCCTCTGGCCATCGCTCATGCAGTACTGGGGATCTGCATAGCGATCACATTTCTGGGCAATGTCACTCACAATATGAGGGTAGGACTAGGCTATCTGGCATATCGGCCGCGTCACGGTCACATTCGGCGCTCGATCCCATCTGCTCTACCGCAGCCATAG